In Diabrotica undecimpunctata isolate CICGRU chromosome 9, icDiaUnde3, whole genome shotgun sequence, the DNA window CTGGTGTACACTTCGCACCGTACTTTAACCCAATAGACACAAATTTGCTTTTCGATCTGTTTAACTGAAAACTTTTTTCTCCTATTATTACATCTTTTTTATTCTCTACCCGATATTTTTGAACGGGTGTGTTATCACTAAAGTCGTATTGAGACATGTTTACTAACTCGATACACAGGTCACCCTACCTTATATCATTTATGTCTAGTAAGTGGGGGGTCTCAGtgggttatcagtaagagggagGTATCTGTGAGTGGAAAGTATAACCAGTTATTCTTGCGGTAATATTTTACATGCAATCAAACAGTATTCAACATGACTTCTTACAGTAAACACTTTCCTGCTGTTCCGTTGAGTGTATTTTCTTTCGAAGAATTACGAGATTTTCCATTACAATATCTCCGGTATATGAAAGTATCAGAGTTACGAGATATTAAACATAAACTGCCAGATGAAGTGAAAAATGATTCACATATTCTAACGAAAATTACTCGCTGTTATAATCATTGGCCTTCCACCTTTGATGGAGTGATGTACCCACCTTCCGTCAGCGACTGCTATATTTGTATTCTAAATCTTATTCAACACGATCCTTTATTAGAACAAGTGATAACGGATCATTATCTTCACcgtaaagatttttgtttatttaacaaaCAAGAGTTAGAACCGTTTCCGGCGTGGTACCTTCTGGATCATGTTGATGGGTTTGATCTATTGGATAAATTGAATGAACATCCACCACGTATTCGACGTAATGAAGTCATCCAAATGAAGCTACCTTGTTTGGAGCACTATCCAATCTCGCTATTTAACACTTACCTACCATACAAATACCAATGTCATAAatgtattacataaaataaatatgaaatatttacttCTTGTTTTTACCTTATGAAAACAAAGTTATCTATTACTAATGTtttcaaaacaatgtttttaaatacctttcactggtaatgtatattttactcgTTCGTGTGTAACGGCCACTGAATGTTTATTGACCGTTTATTAACCCCTTGACCGTTAACCTTGACCGTTCATTGACCCCATGACCGGTCGTTGACCCCCTGACCGTTTattgaccccttgaccggtcGTTGACCCCCTGACCGTTCattgaccccttgaccggtcGTTGACCTCTTGACCGGTTattgaccccttgaccggtcGTTGACCCTTTGACCTTGACCGGTCGTTGACCTCGTCAGTGGTGGGGGGTATGAGGTATGGTGGGGGGTATACGGACGGTGCGGCTAGAACTCTCACCCTTTACCTTACCATTGGAGGGGGGTATAATAATGGTAGAGGGGTCGGTGGTGGGGGGTATACGAACGGTGCGGCTAGAACTCTCATTTGCCCTCTACTGCCACCACCGACACCGCCATCTTCTAGTCTCCATCTTCTGTACAGCAATCACCTTTTTCATCTCCTACAATGTACGATTTACCCTCGTCACTTCTAGACCATCAGCATTTTCTATAATAATGTTTAATGTAAGTTTTTGTTAATAAATCGTGGTTTTTGAGTAAAGACAATGATCACTTTCCAACACTTCGACCAGAGCTGTTGCAAGTATTCATGCCTCTAGATTGTCATCATAACCTGTACATAATttagtaataaatttatatttctttatgttaacgaaaattaagtaataatatttattatttatggagAGGATACTCGTATCTTTtgattattgtttatatttttgtgttataCGTTTATTTATCCTAATGTCGATTTGCCTATATTGCGACGGTAACCTAAGATCGTTTAGTAATACATTCATTTTCCTTTAATCTAAAgcaaaactaaataatataattaattatttagatTATTTGTGTAAACAAAGCTCCTAACTTTTaattaatagtatattactttatgaggcggagaagcatgacttttcttgacgtgcccgatattacgcgccgaacgaagtgaggcgcgtaatagaaggcaagtcaagaaaagtcgcttctttgccgaataaagtatactattttttcttcaaacgtagcaattttcaaccataaatagtacaattcatacgctatttttactcgaaattaactgtgacaactatcaaagtcgtctagatgttagaaattaaaataattaagtcgtcggtgggatttgcgtctccctggttacagttgtttgacagttgtttgcaattattaaagacagcttattgttgttgcaaccgcaagcgcaaatttagtgcgaaaatggaaaacctaaaccaaattgagtccgcggctaatgatgcagtagcacgttggaatgattgctgaaagttgttctcgaccatcagtatcatcaacaattaccaaatGCGTATCAAGAgacgggaacatttttgcacggttttaattttgaaaatgcctcattaactaattgtacttttaatattactataaataaaaatgatgtttaattgttgttaatgacatttgtattgttgctttgtgacatgtttcatatggttgccatgacaacatttttccctccgccgtaaagaaatgggaaaaaaaactacTGCCGgtggagacatcaaactttgacaggatcaagttagataagtaatgtcattattatttgacgtttgaagaaaaaaaatattggttACCTCATTTTCAGACAACATTTTATGTTAAGGGCATTGTATTGGGCATTGTATTTTTAGGGGGAATAAGCTATAGCTTAGATTCGGATGACAGTGAACACGACCCCTTCGAAGCAGACGAGGATAGTGAATACTACCCATCCGAGGATTTTGATGAATCTATAGAATATGTTAGTAGATGAACAACACGGCCATGACTATCAGCATAGGGAaaacaatgtgttagagagagacgTCGCATTTCGTGACGTACTGGCGACGTCCGAGCGTGGTGCGCGATCCTATTTTTAGGTGGGTCGTACGGTGCGCGAACCAGATGTGCGGTCGGTACCTTAATTTTTCACGCGATGCATCGGGATCCCTTAGATATGAAGGGCGCGACAGACCATTTGAAttttggaatttaaataaaacaacaagataaacaatataatttttttttattaaaagaactaTCACTTAGAAAGAACACAGCATTCTTTATTCGTATataattacaattttgtttaacaaagtttttaattggTTTAATAGGCCGTCTTCAGGGCAGGGTATCCCAAAAAGTTCCCAACTGAACGTTCCTGCTGCTACAACTTTACGTATGTATTCGCTGTACTTATAATAGGTATTGttttgaaaaaagtaaataaacccatcCGTGTACCTGAATGCTGATGTTATTTTATCCGGTATTCCGGGGAACAGATAATTTATTGGACCACGGTTTAAGACATCTCCAGCTTCATTAAATTCAGTGTATGAATTAtcattgtacaataaatatttttgaccGCTGTTTGTTTGAAATAAGGCATTTATTTTGGTTCTCGCAGGTAAAGAAGGAAATgtaaaacttttttgaatttttaaattggggAAAGATGCAGCGTAATACTTATTATTGCTTATAGTTATTAAGTGTCCCTCGTAATTCTGAAAAACATGTGAAACTTGCGTAGACCTCAACTCCTTAGGGAGATAATCGGTAATTAATTCAGGATGTTTTGGAAGACGCATTtcatttaaatcaaacttccatAAATATTTGTCAGACCCAACGTACATTCGATAATTTGGAAACTGTGGAGATGTGGCTTGAAACATAAAATCGGGATACTGAATTAGACATATGTTTTTTATTGCAGGTGTTTTCGGCAAATAGGCCCCGCTTTTAGGTCAGGTGTTTTCGGTACATAGCTCCTGGTTTGCGAAATTGTTTGCGCTTGCGTAACTGGTGTTGTTGGTATCGAAGAGGGAGCTTCTGTTTGTCCATATAGCATGCTCATtgcctttttatcatcatcaccaaAATTTGGCATATCTTGTTGATACCAAGCATACATAATAGACGAATCACTATTACTGTGTTCCAGTCCGAGGGAATGACCAATTTCATGCATTATGACAGCCAAAAAATTTACTTCACCATCAGGAGCTCTACCATTTCCTACATACCACCGTTCATTAGCATCAAGATGAATTTCGGTACACTCACCGTTTGCGCTGGGATAGTATGCGTGGGCCAATACTTTTCCGGGGCCATCGAAATTAAATGAACATTTAGAGGTTCCTTGACAATTTGCTCGAAAATTATGATTATTTGGCACCACAGTTATAGTAATATCTGGCTTTGAAGAAGGTATTATTACtcgtttaaactttaaattagataTTTTCTCCCACCTAGCGAAAGCTTCTGCAGCAAGATTTATATAACTAGGATTACTAATAGCTTGAGGAAAATACCAACTTAATTTCGTTTTATTCCACTTCGAATGAATTGCATAGTTATTGTCGCCAACAGAACATCGAGGCTTATTCATCAAATTCATAGTATCATTATTTAATGTTCCGGTCACCGGAAGATTGTATCTTTCTTGAAATTCAACTAAGGCCACATCTACACTAGAAATAGCATTACTTGACGCATTGAGATATCCGAAACGCATTagaaaagaactagcatactCCAGAGTGCTATTTTCTGCACACACAGTTACAGAGAGCAACACTAAGACATGTAAACAGACAAGCatcttgatttatactaatccccaaaatgtttaattaagttattttatacaaattattaagaaatatttaaagtaaaaacgTTGAAAATAACGATGAAAAATAAATGTTAGCAGAACATTTACATACCACCTGCTGGGAATCTAATCTCAAAGTTATTTACGTAAATTATTAAGAAATAATTAAATGTTGAAAATAACGACGCAAAATAAATGATAGCAGAAAATTATCTCACCGCAAAGGAAATAGCGACCAACATTCTTATCTCAAACACTACTTTAATTGGCCGTTATTTTGTTATCATACCCACATTTTGTTATTGAACTGCCTTTCTTATCACGTGCACGGGGAATGCTGGTATTTTTCAAACCAACAACAAAATGATTAAACCGTACATATTTTGCAAGCACAAACATTCTAAAACAAGTCAATACAATCGTCTTATCACTCTAAAGTGGAGGGTACAGCAGCTTTAAATTGAATCGAAATCATTTCAACCTTCAGTATCAATTTTATTCTGACAGTGTGTGTTAGTGTAACTAGATTGCAAGGTAAGtttgagattttttttaaattagataaTTGTGACCTAATGCAAGCATTTTGAATGTTAAATAAtttctgttttactttttattttcctCGTAATTAttctgtattaaatattttaagatttttattttaaatacaactAGATATTTTCTGCTCTGctgtttataacatttttttaagacgatagcattttgtcttttttactttttatgtttttcgtAATTATTCTGTGCCAAAATCAAGATTTATTCTTTTTTGAATTAGATGTTGTTTGCTCTGCTGTTTATAACATTCCGAGATTTGATAAAAATTCAGCATCTGTAGTTGCAATTACTGTCTACAAAAAAGACGacagcattttgtctttttttactttttgtttttcgTAATTATTCTGTGCCAAAATCAAGATTTATTCTTTTTTGAATTAGATGTTGTTTGCTCTGCTGTTTATAACATTCCGAGATTTGATAAAAATTCAGCATCTGTAGTTGCAATAACTGTCTACAAAAAAGACGTTagcattttgtctttttacttttatgttttttgtattctatATAAAAATCAATTCATCATCTGTAGTTGCATTAAATAATTGCCAATTATGTTTGTTTTACTGttcatttttctctttttattttgcaacttttctgCTTTGCTAatatattattcttttatttcagATGGATTTAACTAAGATTAATTCAGCATCTATCGTTGCAGCCAGAAAAccgataagaaaattaaaagactTGCCGATAGACATCCCGCAACCGATAAAGGAggcaaaaattatcaaaactaaATTTGGTACATCTGTACTACTCGACAAAGGCGACGAGGTGGTGTTTTTGCCGGAACGGGTAACAGAAGTATACCTACCAGCAGTGCCCGAGTTTGGTTCTGGAAAATACTCATTAGTATATCAGGGCCAGGTGGAGTTGGGAGGAAAATACCAGCCTATGTCAAGCTTCAAAATAATCTAGAGCGTCAaaagaaagagagagaggtaaGCAAGCATTATGGATATTGTTAAACAATGTGAAAATTTATTGTTATTCATCAAAAGAGTCAGAAAgatagtttttgataaatttacagCTAAAGACGAAGAAGTTTGGTTGAAACGCATAACGAAACAAATTAAAACTTgcaataaagtaataaaaaaaacgcAATTTGCCTATAGGTACAATTAGAAAACTGCAAACGCATGTCGGACATTTTAaacaaagtattttaaatagacaTGTAGGTATGGGACTAGACAATATACTAAAAACAAGAGTTatgattgttatattatttttaaaaataaaatcagaaaaattttaaaagcagataaagttgttaaagttaatgtttgtttttgcggagaatttattaaaaaatctggggAGGAggaaattttaacttttaattattttaatacaaaaatgctatATTAGACATATCTACTGATACAGAGCGATGGTTTTTTGAGAatgttaaagataaaataaataataagttatccGAATTTCAGGAAAAGGACTCGGGTTttgcattaaataaaattgtatccTTAGAAGTAAATATTAATCGATATGAAATTGGAAATGGTTCATCTTATATTAAACTCCCAGAGTCTATTCAAAAAAAGCGTGCTTGTATTAATGTAAAAAATTCAGATCAGGCATGTTTTTATTGGGCAATAGTTAGTGCCCTTTATCCGGCTAAACTAAATAAAGAACGTACGTCCTCATATCCATGGCACAGTACAGTATTAAAAACAGAAGTCTAAGAGGCACCAATGCCGTTacatcaaatttcaaaatttgaaaaattaaataatgttttatgaTGATGAATGTTTCATAGGTGATTCAATCACGTCAGATCATTTACCACTACTGGTGAACACAAATCTGACGGAACCACAAATAGACATTCCTATAAAAAGACGAGATTATCGAAGAGCCAATTGGGACCTATTCAAAAACTTCATTAATAACAATCTACCCGAGTTAGGCCATATAACAAACACTGATCAAATAGACACAGCTATAATTCAAGTAGATAGCCTCATAATAGAGGCTATCGAAATAGCAATCCCACAAACCACGTACAACAAATATTCCCCGGCACGCATCATagccaaaataaaacaaaaacgcCGTCTCCTGAGGGAATATAAAAGGTACAGAGACCCACTAACAAAAACAGAATATAACAGGCTCTCTGCGAGTATCAGACTAGAAGTAAATGCGCTGAAAAACCAACAATGGAGAAGCATTACTTCGACGCTGGACTACAAAGAGGGCtctaacaaaacaaaaatctctcccaaactcacatttaaaaattggaaataacATTATTTCTACCCCCAAAAACAAATCGGAAGCGTTTAAAAACGTTCTCCAAAACACATTCCGTTCTCCAGATAACCCTAACTTTTGTGCTAACTTTAAAATTCAAACCGATCTACAAGTCCGTGAAATACTCAACACTCCAATCCGTCTTGAGGACATCATCAACAGTCCGATGATGGCCCCCACAGACGAAGAAACAATTAAAGTGCTTTGTTTCGTCAGTAAAAATACAGCTCCTGGCCCTAATAGCATTCACAACAAATGCTTAAAACAATTACCTCCGAGTATTTTCACAGTTATAAAGACTATAGTTAATGCATCCATTAAGTTTTGCTATTTTCCAACCTCATGGAAAATTTCAAACACAATAATGATTCCAAAACCAGACAAATCCCGGACAAATCCTGAATCATACAGACCTATCTCACTATTAAATACACTAGGTAAGATCTACGAGAGACTCCTTAAAAAAAGACTCGTAAACTTCCTAGAAGAAAACAATATCATCCCTAAttttcaatttggattcaggcCGGGACACTCAACCCAAAACGCATTAACAGAAGTAGTCTCTCATATCTCACAGTGCATTAATTTCAGAAATCATCTTGTTGTAGGCACGTTCCTCGACATccaaaaagcattcgatcaggtctggcaCACAGGCCTGATAAGAAAAGCTACAATCAATTGGATTGCCACATCCCTTTATAATATTAATGCACTCTTATCTAACAAACAGAACGGTCAGAGTAAAAGTAGCGAACGAAGTTAGCGAATCATTCACTCCTGAAGCAGGAGTCCCTCAGGGTTCCGTATTGGCTCCCATATTATATAACATATACACTTCAGATATACC includes these proteins:
- the LOC140450706 gene encoding matrilysin-like — translated: MLVCLHVLVLLSVTVCAENSTLEYASSFLMRFGYLNASSNAISSVDVALVEFQERYNLPVTGTLNNDTMNLMNKPRCSVGDNNYAIHSKWNKTKLSWYFPQAISNPSYINLAAEAFARWEKISNLKFKRVIIPSSKPDITITVVPNNHNFRANCQGTSKCSFNFDGPGKVLAHAYYPSANGECTEIHLDANERWYVGNGRAPDGEVNFLAVIMHEIGHSLGLEHSNSDSSIMYAWYQQDMPNFGDDDKKAMSMLYGQTEAPSSIPTTPVTQAQTISQTRSYVPKTPDLKAGPICRKHLQ